In Lacrimispora indolis DSM 755, a genomic segment contains:
- the treR gene encoding trehalose operon repressor: MESKYRRLYKELFEKIERREYRPGDKLPAEGELMEIYGASRDTVRKALELLVEDGCIRKARGKAAEVLDKSKFNFPVSEIASFKEIYRFSDSRPRTFVENLEIVKNDKKLMEALQIGPEDEAFVLERVREIDGEKIIIDKDYFSRKIVENLPLRAAQDSVYEYLENEQGLKIGFAMKEITVHMATDEDYRLLDMGRYDMVVVVKSYTYLEDSTLFQYTESRHRPDKFKFVDFARRKL, translated from the coding sequence ATGGAGAGTAAATACAGACGTCTTTATAAAGAGCTTTTTGAAAAAATAGAAAGGCGGGAATACCGTCCGGGAGACAAGCTTCCGGCGGAAGGTGAGCTGATGGAAATTTACGGCGCTTCCCGTGATACTGTCCGCAAGGCTTTGGAGCTTTTAGTTGAAGATGGCTGCATTCGCAAAGCAAGGGGAAAGGCAGCTGAGGTGCTGGATAAGAGCAAGTTCAATTTCCCTGTGTCGGAGATCGCAAGCTTTAAGGAAATCTACCGTTTTTCAGATTCCAGGCCAAGGACCTTTGTGGAGAATTTAGAAATTGTAAAGAATGATAAAAAGCTGATGGAAGCGCTGCAGATCGGACCTGAGGATGAAGCCTTTGTGCTGGAGCGTGTCCGGGAGATCGATGGGGAAAAAATCATCATTGATAAGGATTATTTTTCTAGAAAAATCGTGGAAAACCTCCCTTTGCGGGCGGCTCAGGATTCTGTTTATGAATATCTGGAAAATGAACAGGGCCTTAAAATCGGCTTTGCCATGAAGGAGATCACGGTCCATATGGCCACGGATGAGGATTACCGACTCCTGGATATGGGGCGCTATGATATGGTTGTCGTGGTGAAAAGCTATACGTATCTGGAGGACTCCACCTTATTCCAGTACACGGAATCACGACACAGACCTGACAAGTTTAAGTTTGTGGATTTTGCCCGACGGAAGTTATAA
- the treP gene encoding PTS system trehalose-specific EIIBC component, which produces MGKYESDARKLLEYVGGKENIGAVSHCMTRMRFALVDPGKADTKQIETLSSVKGTFTQAGQFQVIIGNDVQSFYNDFVSISGVEGVSKDEVKKEAKGNLNLLQRGVADIAEIFAPLIPAIIVGGLILGFRNIIGEIKLVNGGTETLVAVSQFWAGVHSFLWLLGEAIFHFLPVGITWSVTRKMGTTQILGIVLGLTLVSPQLLNAYAMASGAEVPVWDFGFVKMEMIGYQAQVIPAILAGFVLVYLERFFKKITPQAVSMIVVPFLSLLLAVIAAHAVVGPIGWAIGSWISKIVYAGLTSSFRWLFATLFGFVYAPLVITGLHHMTNAIDLQLMAEFGGTMLWPMIALSNIAQGSAVLGMMYLQKKNEEAKQISIPACISCYLGVTEPAMFGVNLKRGFPFLSAMIGSAIAATISVGMNVMANSIGVGGLPGILSIQPQYMGIFGLCMLIAVAVPFALTVILGKKKGFE; this is translated from the coding sequence ATGGGTAAGTATGAAAGCGATGCAAGGAAACTATTGGAGTATGTGGGGGGCAAGGAAAATATCGGGGCAGTGAGTCACTGTATGACCAGGATGCGTTTTGCTCTGGTTGATCCGGGAAAAGCGGATACAAAGCAGATCGAAACCCTTTCAAGCGTCAAGGGCACCTTTACCCAGGCCGGACAGTTTCAGGTGATCATCGGAAATGATGTACAGTCCTTTTACAATGACTTTGTTTCCATTTCCGGCGTGGAAGGAGTATCCAAGGATGAAGTAAAAAAAGAGGCCAAGGGAAATTTGAATCTTCTGCAGCGGGGTGTGGCGGATATTGCAGAAATCTTTGCTCCGCTGATCCCGGCCATCATTGTAGGAGGTCTGATCCTGGGTTTCAGGAACATCATAGGAGAGATCAAGCTTGTGAACGGGGGAACGGAAACCCTTGTTGCTGTGTCCCAGTTCTGGGCGGGTGTCCATAGCTTCCTTTGGCTCCTTGGCGAAGCCATTTTCCATTTCCTGCCGGTAGGGATTACCTGGTCTGTGACAAGAAAGATGGGAACAACCCAGATTCTTGGCATTGTCCTGGGACTGACCCTTGTCTCTCCCCAGCTGTTAAATGCATATGCAATGGCATCAGGGGCAGAAGTGCCTGTTTGGGATTTTGGATTCGTGAAAATGGAGATGATCGGTTATCAGGCCCAGGTCATCCCGGCTATTCTGGCAGGATTTGTGCTGGTTTACTTAGAAAGGTTCTTTAAGAAGATCACGCCTCAGGCGGTTTCCATGATCGTAGTTCCATTTTTATCCCTGCTTCTCGCTGTGATCGCTGCCCATGCAGTGGTAGGGCCAATTGGCTGGGCCATTGGTTCCTGGATTTCCAAGATTGTTTATGCAGGGCTTACCTCCAGCTTCCGCTGGCTGTTCGCAACCTTATTCGGATTTGTATATGCACCACTTGTTATTACCGGACTTCACCATATGACAAACGCCATCGACTTACAGCTCATGGCTGAATTCGGAGGAACCATGCTGTGGCCCATGATCGCTTTATCAAACATTGCCCAGGGTTCTGCGGTTCTGGGAATGATGTACCTTCAAAAAAAGAATGAGGAAGCAAAGCAGATCTCCATTCCTGCCTGCATCTCCTGTTACTTAGGAGTTACGGAGCCTGCTATGTTCGGTGTGAATTTAAAGAGGGGCTTTCCGTTCCTTTCTGCCATGATCGGTTCCGCCATAGCTGCTACAATTTCCGTGGGAATGAATGTTATGGCAAATTCCATTGGAGTTGGCGGCCTTCCGGGAATCCTGTCCATCCAGCCCCAGTATATGGGAATATTCGGACTTTGCATGCTGATTGCCGTTGCAGTGCCCTTTGCGCTGACAGTAATACTTGGAAAGAAGAAAGGATTCGAGTAA
- the treC gene encoding alpha,alpha-phosphotrehalase — protein sequence MESFKKSCVYQIYPKSFMDSNGDGTGDLGGVLEKLDYLKMLGVDYLWLTPFFLSPQNDNGYDIQDYCRIDPLFGTMEELEKLIAKAGELGMGLMFDMVFNHTSTSHEWFQKALQGDKRFQDYYFFKEGTPGNPPTNWQSKFGGSAWEYSEEVGKYYLHLYDKTQADLNWENPMVREEIKKVIRFWKEKGIRGFRFDVINLVSKPSAWEDDEEGDGRRFYTDGPRIHEYLKEIVVDTGLDADEIITVGEMSSTTIDHCVRYTNPEEKQLKMCFNFHHLKVDYQGGDKWSLMPYDFEKLKKIFHTWQASMAEENGWNAVFWCNHDQPRAVSRFGDDKEKRKQTAKMLATVLHGMRGTPYIYQGEEIGMTNAYFTHISQYRDVESLHYFDILKEQGMEEKDIYRILRERSRDNARTPMQWESGKQAGFTTGIPWIDVNKNYEEINVRESLADPDSVFFYYQKLIGLRKRCRVISEGNYEPVLVKQKGVFAYKRSWQKERLLVFANFTGKSQEIEGNETLEGWEILLSNCASPEIKEKKLVLEPFGAVMLHFCEKA from the coding sequence ATGGAGAGCTTTAAGAAATCATGTGTATATCAGATCTACCCCAAATCCTTTATGGACAGCAATGGAGACGGGACAGGAGATTTAGGGGGAGTGTTGGAAAAGCTGGATTACCTAAAGATGCTTGGCGTGGATTACCTTTGGCTGACTCCGTTTTTCTTATCCCCTCAAAATGACAATGGGTATGATATCCAGGATTACTGCCGGATTGATCCTCTGTTTGGAACCATGGAGGAGTTGGAAAAACTGATTGCAAAGGCAGGAGAGCTGGGCATGGGGCTGATGTTTGATATGGTTTTTAACCATACCTCCACAAGCCATGAGTGGTTTCAAAAGGCCCTTCAAGGTGATAAAAGGTTCCAGGATTACTATTTCTTTAAAGAAGGGACGCCGGGGAATCCTCCTACCAACTGGCAGTCAAAATTCGGAGGCAGTGCATGGGAGTATTCGGAAGAAGTTGGAAAATACTACCTTCATTTATATGACAAGACCCAGGCAGATTTAAACTGGGAAAATCCCATGGTGCGGGAAGAGATAAAAAAAGTGATCCGTTTCTGGAAGGAAAAGGGGATACGGGGATTCCGGTTTGATGTGATCAATCTGGTATCCAAGCCATCCGCCTGGGAAGATGATGAGGAGGGAGACGGCCGCCGGTTTTACACCGATGGCCCCCGGATCCACGAGTATTTAAAGGAAATTGTGGTGGATACAGGCCTGGATGCCGATGAAATCATCACGGTGGGAGAGATGTCCTCCACCACCATTGACCACTGTGTCCGCTATACCAATCCGGAAGAAAAACAGCTTAAGATGTGTTTTAATTTCCATCATTTAAAGGTGGATTATCAGGGGGGAGACAAATGGTCCCTGATGCCCTATGACTTTGAAAAGCTGAAAAAGATTTTCCATACATGGCAGGCTTCAATGGCTGAGGAAAACGGGTGGAATGCGGTATTCTGGTGCAATCACGATCAGCCCAGAGCAGTGTCCAGATTCGGAGATGACAAAGAGAAGAGAAAGCAGACCGCAAAGATGCTGGCAACCGTCTTACACGGGATGAGGGGAACGCCCTATATTTACCAGGGAGAGGAAATCGGCATGACTAATGCTTATTTCACCCATATCTCCCAGTATCGTGATGTGGAAAGCCTTCACTACTTTGACATTTTAAAAGAACAGGGAATGGAAGAAAAGGATATTTACCGGATTTTAAGAGAACGGTCCAGGGATAACGCAAGAACCCCCATGCAGTGGGAGTCAGGGAAACAGGCCGGGTTTACCACAGGCATCCCCTGGATCGATGTGAATAAAAACTATGAAGAGATCAATGTGAGGGAAAGCCTTGCTGATCCTGATTCGGTATTTTTCTACTATCAGAAGCTGATTGGGCTGAGAAAACGCTGCAGGGTGATCAGCGAAGGAAATTATGAGCCTGTTTTGGTGAAGCAGAAAGGGGTATTTGCCTATAAAAGAAGCTGGCAGAAAGAAAGACTTCTGGTCTTTGCCAATTTCACCGGAAAGAGCCAGGAGATTGAAGGAAATGAGACACTGGAGGGCTGGGAAATTTTGTTATCCAACTGTGCCAGCCCGGAGATCAAGGAGAAAAAGCTTGTTCTGGAACCTTTTGGCGCGGTTATGCTGCATTTCTGTGAAAAGGCTTAA
- a CDS encoding manganese efflux pump MntP, protein MSLLELFIIAVALSMDAFAVSICKGLCMPKMNWNHAVIAGLYFGGFQSGMPLIGYLLGSQFKEAITSFDHWIAFILLGAIGFNMIKESFSKEEEECEVSPMAPKNMIPLAVATSIDALAVGVTFAFLQVQIVPAVSFIGITTFTLSILGVKVGNVFGTRYKSKAEFAGGLILILMGVKILIQHLLEF, encoded by the coding sequence ATGTCACTACTGGAATTGTTCATCATCGCGGTAGCCTTATCCATGGATGCCTTTGCAGTTTCCATCTGTAAAGGATTATGCATGCCAAAGATGAACTGGAACCATGCAGTCATTGCAGGCCTGTATTTCGGAGGATTTCAGTCCGGAATGCCCCTTATAGGATACCTGCTTGGGTCGCAGTTTAAGGAGGCCATTACCTCCTTTGACCACTGGATTGCATTTATCCTGCTTGGAGCCATCGGCTTTAACATGATAAAGGAATCCTTCAGCAAAGAGGAGGAAGAATGTGAGGTTTCTCCCATGGCCCCCAAAAACATGATCCCATTGGCAGTCGCCACCAGCATTGACGCACTTGCAGTCGGCGTTACCTTTGCATTTCTCCAGGTGCAGATCGTCCCGGCAGTCTCCTTTATCGGAATCACCACCTTCACTCTGTCCATCCTTGGGGTTAAGGTTGGAAATGTATTTGGTACACGCTATAAGTCAAAAGCAGAATTTGCCGGCGGCCTGATCCTGATCCTTATGGGGGTCAAGATCCTGATACAGCACTTACTGGAGTTTTAA
- a CDS encoding NYN domain-containing protein — translation MSSDYLLVDGYNIIFAWPELKELAETNMDSARTRLQDVLCNYQGYKKCNVVLVFDGYKVKGNPGTVMEYHNIHVIFTKEAETADQYIEKVSQQIGRQYQVRVATSDKMEQIIILGKGCTRLSARDLKKEIEDTNSEIKKEHLERIPSKKNRLFDNVDPELFEYLEKIRLNKKD, via the coding sequence ATGAGTTCCGATTATCTGCTAGTAGACGGCTACAACATCATATTTGCCTGGCCGGAACTGAAAGAATTGGCGGAGACCAATATGGACTCCGCCAGAACCAGGCTTCAGGATGTGCTCTGCAATTACCAGGGCTATAAAAAATGTAATGTGGTTCTTGTCTTTGACGGCTACAAGGTCAAGGGAAACCCGGGCACTGTTATGGAATATCACAACATTCACGTGATTTTTACAAAAGAAGCCGAAACTGCGGACCAGTACATAGAAAAAGTCTCCCAACAGATCGGCAGGCAGTACCAGGTGCGGGTGGCCACCTCGGACAAGATGGAACAGATCATCATCCTGGGAAAAGGCTGCACACGCCTTTCCGCCAGAGATTTAAAAAAAGAAATTGAGGATACAAATTCTGAAATCAAGAAGGAACATTTAGAACGGATTCCCTCAAAGAAAAACCGCCTCTTTGACAACGTAGACCCGGAGCTGTTTGAATATCTGGAAAAAATACGGCTGAATAAAAAGGATTAG
- a CDS encoding MATE family efflux transporter yields the protein MSETTAALRLEENKMGTMPVNKLLLTMSLPMVISMLIQALYNVVDSIFVAQIGETALTAVSLAFPIQNLIIAVAVGTGVGVNALLSRSLGEQNQKAANLAAVNGIFVFILSYLVTALLAIFFSRFYFTVQTGNEEIISQGTIYLSICTIFSFGVYLEIAFERIMQSTGRTIYNMITQGLGAIINIILDPILIFGLFGFPRLGIAGAAIATVIGQIIAMMLLLYFNLTRNPDVNLNMRRFRPHKETIVNIYKVGLPSIIMQSIGSVMTFGVNKILLLFSETAVSVFGIFFKLQSFIFMPVFGLNNGMVPIVAYNCGAKNKDRIMKTIRSSIIGSVSIMFLGVIIFQVFPKQLLLLFDASEHMISIGVPALRIISLGFLFAGYSIIVGSVFQALGNGIYSLIVSVARQLVCILPIAYIFAKVFGLHAIWYAFPLAEIMALVLTTILFKRIYENNIKKL from the coding sequence ATGTCTGAAACAACCGCTGCTTTAAGGCTGGAAGAAAATAAAATGGGAACAATGCCGGTAAACAAGCTTTTGCTTACCATGTCTCTTCCCATGGTCATTTCCATGCTCATACAGGCGCTTTATAACGTGGTCGACAGTATTTTCGTGGCTCAGATAGGGGAAACAGCCCTTACTGCAGTCTCTTTGGCATTTCCCATTCAAAATCTGATCATTGCAGTCGCCGTAGGAACCGGTGTAGGAGTCAATGCCCTTCTTTCCCGATCCTTAGGGGAACAGAACCAGAAAGCGGCCAACTTAGCAGCAGTCAATGGAATATTTGTTTTTATTCTCAGCTATCTGGTCACCGCCCTGCTGGCAATTTTCTTTTCCAGATTTTATTTTACGGTGCAGACAGGCAACGAGGAGATCATCAGCCAGGGAACCATTTATCTTTCCATCTGTACCATCTTCTCCTTCGGCGTTTATTTAGAAATCGCTTTTGAGCGGATCATGCAGTCCACCGGCCGCACCATCTACAACATGATCACCCAGGGGCTTGGAGCCATCATCAATATCATTCTGGACCCCATCCTCATATTCGGACTTTTCGGCTTTCCCCGCCTCGGCATTGCCGGAGCCGCCATCGCAACCGTTATCGGCCAGATCATCGCCATGATGCTCCTGCTGTATTTTAATTTAACCAGAAATCCTGACGTAAATTTAAATATGCGGCGCTTTCGCCCTCATAAGGAAACCATTGTGAATATTTATAAGGTGGGGCTTCCATCCATTATCATGCAGTCCATCGGTTCGGTCATGACCTTTGGGGTGAATAAGATCCTCCTTTTGTTCTCAGAAACAGCAGTCTCCGTATTCGGCATTTTCTTTAAGCTGCAAAGCTTCATCTTTATGCCCGTATTCGGACTCAATAACGGTATGGTCCCCATTGTGGCCTATAACTGTGGTGCCAAAAATAAGGATCGTATCATGAAGACCATTCGTTCCAGCATTATCGGATCTGTCTCCATCATGTTCCTGGGAGTCATCATCTTCCAGGTATTCCCCAAACAGCTTTTACTTTTGTTTGATGCTTCCGAGCACATGATTTCCATCGGCGTTCCCGCTTTGCGCATCATCAGCTTAGGGTTCCTCTTTGCCGGCTACAGCATTATCGTTGGTTCTGTTTTCCAGGCTCTTGGTAACGGCATCTACAGCCTCATCGTATCCGTTGCCAGACAGCTTGTATGTATTTTACCTATTGCATATATCTTCGCGAAAGTTTTTGGTCTTCATGCAATATGGTATGCCTTCCCTCTGGCCGAGATCATGGCACTGGTTTTAACCACCATCCTGTTTAAACGAATTTACGAAAACAACATCAAAAAACTTTAG
- the aspS gene encoding aspartate--tRNA(Asn) ligase, which translates to MEFISGVKEKETVSMDQIGSGSYQGRTVKMEGSVHTIRDMGEVAFVILRKAEGLVQCVYEEGKTNFDLSLLKEESAVRVTGIVSEEERAPHGFEIRLSEIDLLSQPAEALPVAISKWKLNTSLETKLSLRPITLRNPMERAKFRIQEGIVRGFRDFLHSQNFTEIRTPKIVARGAEGGSNVFKLDYFNKKAELGQSPQFYKQTMVGVYDRVFEVAPVFRAEKHNTTRHLNEYTSMDFEMGYIDSFEEIMEMETAMLQYTFGLLCEEYETELKMLKVTLPNVSNIPTVRFDKAKELVAGKYNRKIRNPYDLEPEEEVLIGRYFKEEYGSDFVFVTHYPSKKRPFYAMDDPTDSKFTLSFDLLFKGLEVTTGGQRIHDYDTILKKMEARGMNPEDISSYLMIFQYGMPPHGGLGIGLERLTMRLLDEGNIRETTLFPRDVTRLEP; encoded by the coding sequence ATGGAATTTATCAGTGGTGTAAAAGAAAAAGAAACGGTCTCCATGGACCAGATCGGATCCGGCAGTTACCAGGGCCGGACAGTAAAAATGGAAGGCAGCGTCCATACCATAAGGGATATGGGTGAGGTTGCTTTTGTGATCCTTCGGAAAGCAGAAGGTCTGGTACAATGCGTATATGAAGAAGGAAAAACGAATTTTGACTTAAGCCTGTTAAAGGAAGAGTCTGCGGTCCGGGTCACCGGAATCGTATCAGAGGAAGAGAGAGCTCCTCACGGGTTTGAGATCCGGCTTTCGGAGATTGACCTGCTGTCCCAGCCGGCAGAAGCGCTGCCTGTGGCAATCAGCAAGTGGAAATTAAATACTTCCCTTGAGACAAAGCTGTCCCTGCGGCCCATTACCTTACGAAACCCAATGGAACGGGCGAAGTTCCGCATCCAGGAAGGCATTGTAAGAGGGTTTCGGGACTTTCTGCACTCCCAGAACTTTACCGAGATCCGTACACCAAAGATCGTGGCCCGCGGAGCAGAAGGCGGCTCAAACGTATTTAAACTGGATTATTTTAATAAGAAAGCAGAACTGGGCCAAAGTCCCCAGTTTTATAAGCAGACCATGGTAGGCGTGTACGACCGGGTATTTGAAGTCGCTCCCGTCTTCCGTGCGGAAAAGCATAATACAACACGGCATTTAAATGAATATACCAGCATGGACTTTGAAATGGGATACATTGACAGCTTTGAGGAGATCATGGAAATGGAAACAGCCATGCTGCAGTATACCTTTGGCCTTCTTTGCGAGGAGTATGAAACAGAGCTTAAGATGCTTAAGGTCACTCTTCCCAATGTGTCCAATATTCCCACGGTCCGTTTTGACAAAGCAAAGGAACTGGTTGCCGGAAAATATAACAGAAAAATCAGAAACCCCTATGATTTAGAGCCTGAGGAGGAAGTACTCATCGGCCGTTATTTCAAGGAAGAGTATGGCAGCGATTTCGTATTCGTTACCCACTATCCGTCAAAAAAACGCCCCTTCTATGCTATGGATGATCCTACAGACTCTAAATTCACTTTAAGCTTTGACTTATTATTCAAGGGTCTGGAAGTCACCACCGGAGGCCAGAGAATTCATGATTATGATACCATTCTTAAAAAAATGGAGGCCAGAGGCATGAATCCGGAAGACATTTCTTCCTATTTAATGATATTCCAATACGGCATGCCGCCCCACGGAGGTCTTGGGATCGGCCTGGAGCGCTTAACCATGCGCCTTCTTGACGAAGGAAATATAAGAGAGACCACGTTGTTTCCAAGAGATGTGACAAGACTGGAACCATAG
- the gatC gene encoding Asp-tRNA(Asn)/Glu-tRNA(Gln) amidotransferase subunit GatC — MAHIIDDDMIEYVGILAKLELGEEEKEAAKKDMGRMLDYIDKLNELDTAGVEPMSHVFPVHNVFREDVVENGDDRENILKNAPESKDGAFKVPKTVE; from the coding sequence ATGGCGCATATAATCGATGATGATATGATCGAATACGTTGGGATTCTGGCAAAGCTGGAGCTTGGCGAGGAAGAAAAGGAAGCGGCGAAAAAGGATATGGGCCGCATGCTGGATTATATTGATAAATTAAACGAACTGGATACGGCCGGCGTGGAACCCATGTCCCATGTATTCCCGGTACACAACGTTTTCCGTGAAGATGTGGTGGAAAACGGCGACGACAGAGAGAACATCTTGAAAAATGCTCCGGAAAGCAAGGATGGAGCTTTTAAGGTGCCGAAAACAGTGGAATAG
- the gatA gene encoding Asp-tRNA(Asn)/Glu-tRNA(Gln) amidotransferase subunit GatA, which produces MTAKEILSLTAVQLGKKIKSGEVTSPEAVKAALGQIKAMEPVLNSFVSIEEDRALKQAEDVQKRIQAGELTGPLAGVPVAVKDNICIEGMRTTCSSKILSNFVPAYTASAVEHLIKAGAVILGKTNMDEFAMGSTTETSAYGVTRNPWNPEHVPGGSSGGSCAAVAAAECFYALGSDTGGSIRQPASFCGVTGLKPTYGTISRYGLIAYGSSLDQIGPVAKDVTDCAAILEVLASHDEKDSTSVERNDYDFTQALTDDVKGMRIGIPSDYLGEGLDRPVKEAVLKAARVLEEKGAVVETFNLGMAEYAIPAYYVIASAEASSNLSRFDGVKYGYRAKEYEGLHGMYKKSRSQGFGPEVKRRIMLGSFVLSSGYYDAYYLKALRTKALIKKAFDQAFSKYDVILGPASPSTAPRLGESLSDPLKMYLGDIYTISVNLAGLPGLTVPCGRDLGGLPIGVQFIGDCFKEKDIIRAGFAFEQSRSYEMPPMAEDAASGNTPEASLYTPNSVGSSALDTLAGKEER; this is translated from the coding sequence ATGACAGCAAAAGAAATATTATCCCTCACAGCGGTACAGTTAGGGAAAAAAATAAAAAGCGGTGAGGTTACCTCCCCAGAAGCGGTAAAAGCAGCCCTGGGCCAGATTAAGGCCATGGAACCGGTGCTTAACAGCTTTGTGTCAATAGAGGAAGATAGAGCATTAAAGCAGGCGGAAGATGTGCAGAAACGGATCCAAGCCGGGGAGCTTACAGGCCCTTTGGCAGGGGTACCGGTAGCGGTGAAGGATAACATCTGCATCGAAGGTATGAGGACTACCTGCAGTTCTAAAATCCTTTCAAACTTTGTTCCTGCTTATACGGCTTCAGCCGTGGAACATTTAATCAAGGCAGGAGCTGTGATCCTTGGAAAAACCAACATGGATGAGTTTGCCATGGGAAGCACTACGGAAACATCGGCTTACGGGGTCACGAGAAACCCATGGAACCCGGAGCACGTTCCCGGCGGTTCCTCCGGCGGTTCCTGTGCAGCAGTTGCAGCTGCAGAATGTTTCTATGCCTTAGGCTCTGATACCGGAGGTTCCATAAGGCAGCCTGCATCCTTCTGCGGAGTTACGGGACTAAAGCCCACTTATGGGACTATTTCCAGATACGGGCTGATTGCCTATGGCTCTTCCCTGGACCAGATCGGCCCTGTTGCAAAGGATGTGACGGATTGCGCAGCGATTCTGGAGGTTTTGGCTTCCCATGATGAGAAGGACAGCACATCTGTGGAGCGGAATGATTATGATTTTACCCAGGCTTTAACGGATGATGTAAAGGGGATGCGGATCGGCATTCCGTCTGATTATCTGGGTGAGGGCCTTGACCGGCCGGTAAAGGAGGCTGTTTTAAAAGCCGCCAGGGTATTAGAGGAAAAGGGAGCTGTTGTGGAGACCTTTAACTTGGGTATGGCGGAATATGCCATTCCGGCATATTATGTGATCGCCTCTGCTGAAGCCAGCTCCAACTTATCCAGGTTTGACGGCGTGAAATACGGCTATCGGGCAAAGGAATACGAAGGACTTCACGGCATGTACAAAAAGAGCCGTTCCCAGGGCTTTGGCCCTGAGGTGAAACGCCGCATCATGCTGGGCTCCTTTGTATTAAGCTCCGGTTATTATGATGCATATTACCTGAAGGCATTAAGAACAAAGGCATTGATCAAGAAAGCATTTGACCAGGCATTTTCAAAATACGATGTGATTCTTGGGCCGGCTTCCCCATCCACGGCGCCCCGGCTGGGAGAAAGCTTAAGCGATCCATTAAAGATGTATCTGGGGGATATTTATACCATTTCCGTAAATCTTGCCGGGCTTCCGGGACTTACGGTTCCCTGCGGCAGGGATTTAGGAGGCCTGCCTATTGGTGTCCAGTTTATCGGAGACTGCTTTAAAGAAAAGGATATCATACGGGCGGGCTTTGCCTTTGAGCAGAGCAGAAGCTATGAGATGCCCCCAATGGCAGAAGACGCTGCTTCCGGAAACACTCCGGAGGCATCCCTTTACACCCCCAATAGCGTGGGAAGCTCTGCCCTGGATACATTGGCAGGAAAGGAGGAGAGGTAA